The Peromyscus eremicus chromosome 2, PerEre_H2_v1, whole genome shotgun sequence genome includes the window ggcagggggtgggggcgaCGGCAgatgaacaaaagaaaggaaaaggaagaatccAAACACGCTCAAGTTCACAGCCTGAGAATTTAAAAGCAAGTTGATGACAGGCAGTTAGCATGTCTCTTCCCATCCACAGTACCCCAAATGGGAcagcagaggccaggcaggaatACACCCAGGCTACACagaccaaaaccaaccaaccaaccaacaacttGATATAAACTGGGCTTGGTggtttatgcctgtaatcccagtactcagattaggcaggaggattgagttcAAATCCAGTCTAGGCTATATatctagaccctgtctcaaaaacaaaaacaaaataaaatctaaaaccaAAAGAACCCCAAACATCGGTCCCATTAAAATAGCAGAGATTGCAACATCATCATCTGAAGCTAGAGGTTAAGTCCAGCTCAGATTGCCCATTTATCCTGGAACCACCTTATATTTCTATAAGtataccattattattatttttttttacattaaaaggGGGTATGCAATATTAGCTGTTATAGTTCATGTGGTTGGGGTGCTAGGTAGCAAATACTATTTCCTTAAAGCAGAATCTGAGAAGTCTCCTCACCTCTTCAAGGGTTTGGATTCCTGAAACTTTGCTGAATGAGAAAAAGGGAATCTGGAGGCCTTTTTGGAAGCTTGTATGGAACACAGCTTAAAAACCATGTTGTGTAACTCAAAAGTCATTTTGTGTGACTTGAAATAATATGCTTGAGTTTGTCACCAGACAGCTTTGGTAAGAGCCAGGCCTCAGAAGCCAGCCCCCTGGCAGCCCAAATGGCAGCTCAAATATGAGCCTAGTTCAGGACGGGCCTTGATATGCTAATAAGCTAACCTGAAGGTGGTGTTGATATGCCAATGAACCGTTATCCAAAGTGACTTCCTAATGAAATGATACAAAAATTAGTTTGGAATGGTCTCTAGGATCACATGGCCAAGCTCCTGCAACAAGGCTTCTATAGCCTGTGTTGATACCAAGAGGACTTGAGACTCTTTTTGTGGCCCTGGCCTCAGTGACCTCTGAACTTGTGGCACTATTGCTTCGCCCATTTCGGCCCGCCTGTCAGTGCTAACCATTGGCCTATACTCTCAAGGACCTCCTGGACTTCTACCAGTGCCATCCTCCCAGTCTACCACAACTGAAGGACTTCACAGTGGGCAGTGGTCAAGTCTGCACACTTCAAAAATGTATTCACTGGAGGTTACTCAGTGCAACCCTacagcagcattttttttttcccttggtttttcaagacagggtccctTTGTGTAGccccaactgtcctggaactcaattagtagaccagattggccttgaactcatagagatccacctgcttccagcttccaagtgctgggattaaaggcaagtgccacaaCCACCCAGCTGAGACATCTGTTTAACTTCTATATTGACATGATATTGTTAGGAATGTTTGTGTGACTAAACCAAGCATATCTGAAAGGCAAACTTTGTGTAGACATCCTGATTGCTGATTGCCTTACAGTCCATAAGCTCATGCTCTCTGAAAAGCCTTAAAAGTAGTCtgttcagaaaaaacaaaaatgaaaggacTTATGTGTAAACCTCAAAGAGAAATGGACAGTTGAAACAATCTTCTATGTTTTACACACACGCAGCAGTGGGGTTGGCCACTCAGGTTGTTGATAGATTAATCCAAAGATATAAGTTCtgataataaagtatttttcttaagtagttaacaaaaattaaaacttgtACACTCTCAACTCAATTTTTTGGGGAGTGGGATGGGGGTTGAgataggatttttctgtgtagccctgactgtcctgaaactctctctgcagagcaggttggcctcaaactcagagatctgcctcccaagtgctggaattaaaggtgtgcagcagcagcagcagcagcagcagcagcagcaccaccaccaccaccaccaccaccaccaccacacagctttcAACTTAAAATTCTTATCTACACAAGTTTACAGTATTTATAAATAAGTTTCAACCACACTGAATTATATTTACCAAACTATCTTCAGAGACAAAAATACTATCTAAGCTAGCTGACTTGAAAATCAAGTCATATGTCAGACTTGTACATGACAAAGGATAAAGACAGGAGACACAACAGAATGGAACTTTGTCCAAACAATACAATGACCATTTAGGCAAATAACATTTTGATGGCAATACACAGATAAATTCAACACAGTCTGCAAGTCACTCTGCAGACAGGGCTGTGCAGAACGTTCAAGATGGGCAGTGAGCTGCATAGTGTAAGTAGAGACAGAATTCATACTATAAACTCATCAAGTGAGGAGGCCCCCTGCCCTCACACCTCAGATGGTTGATAGGTGGCATTACACTGgctggaggtgtgtgtggggtgcagaTGCAATCTATAAATCCATAACCAGATGCCCCTGGACAGGTCTTACACAAGACCACTAATGAGCACACCCTCCAGGGCATGGACTAGATGTTGATAGCTGCCTCTGGCCATCAGTAAGTGGACTGAGGTCCCAAGGCCTCAACAGTTATTGGCTCACCCAGACAATTGGCCAGATTGTCCAGGCAGCTTGGCCTGTGTCCATAGAGGCCACAACACATGCAACGACATCAGGGAATGCCCTCCTTGCGCTGGCAGCACTGGGAGGGTGGCGCCGACCAATCATAGACATAGGAGAGGCGCAACTGCACCTCTTGCTTGCACAATCGGCCCCCGTGAAGCAGCATCTGTTGCTTCTCCAGCATGTCCTCCGGGCTCTGTTTGTGTGTCACCAGGTACTGATTGCTGCAGCCCCGTGATTTGTACTCTGTGTCGAAGCGTGGGTCATGCTCCCGCTGCACATCCACTGGTGCCAGCCAGGCGCCCAGTGATACATCTTCACTGTGCCACGCGCGCAGGTATTCGCGGCTGAGGCGCAGGTAATGCACCAGGTCCGAAGAGAGGATGTACCCACCACCCAGAGCATAGGGCAGGTAGTAGTCGCAGAGTTGCCAGGCAGCTTCTCGCCAGCGACCTCCAGGCTTGACTCGCCCACGCCCAGAAAAGAAGCCCCAATAGAGGCGACGGCGACGTGCAGGCTCACGTGCGCGTAGCTCCGCCAATAGGGCGTCCAGGCGCGCAAAGGAGTCGTCATCCGCCTTGAGCACGAACTCGAAGTCCACGTGCTCGTCCAGCCAAGTCAACATGGCCAGGACCTTGGCCGTGAGGTTTTCGTAGGCATCGCGCAGGgcgggcagcagcagcaggtcccCGTGTTGTGCTTGCTCGAGCTCAAGCGTGCGCCGCTCCTCTGTGCCCAGGCCACTTGTGCCCACAGCAAAGCGCGCCCACACGTCCTTAGGGCCGCCGCGCCTCCCCTGTGCCAGCCACGTGCTGCGCACCGCGCTGCGGCGCTCAACCGCGCGGGGCGCACTGGCCACTAACACTGCCAGGAAAGCCTTATCGCGGGGTTGAGCGGCTCCAGCAGCTGCGGGCGTCTCGCCCTCTGAAGCACAGCGCGCCAAATACAACAGAGTGGTGCTGCAAAACGCTAGGCCGCCTAAGGCCAGCACCACCCGGCGCCGCCATGCGCGCCGGAGTACCTTCATGGTGCGGGAGGGAGGGCGCGGAATACGCAGGCGCGGAGGCTGGAAGGCGTCTGCGCTACTCGGAGACCTGCATAGCGGGCTTGGTCTGGTAGTGGTAGGAGGAGTCCCAAAGCACCCAGTGACTGAGTGCTTGGACTTCCAGGATCTGCTATCCAGGGCGTTGCTGAAGGCGAGGCCTAGGTCAAGGATCCTTGACACGTGACCTTGCACGCCATTTTTATTGGTTGTTTCTCAGCGGCTGCTTCCGCCCATGAAAAAGATGGCGGCGCCGAGATTCACGCCTGAGGCCGTGCCACCTCTCACGGTTCGTGGTTGTCTTTCTCGCCCTTTCCCGGAAGAAAGATGGCGGCGGCCTGAGCCTAGGTCCGCGTACGACTTCGCGGGCGCCCAGCTGCGCTCTCCAGACCCGGCGCATCAGAAAGCCGGGGGTGAGTGAGGGGGTCCCTGAAGCTGCTTTGTGAGGGGCGGGCTTGAAGGCCACTCGTCCACTGTTTGGGTTGCTTTGGGTCTGAGCCCGCTTGGCCCCGCGATCTCCTTGTTAAAGAGTGCGCCCGCCCTCTTGCCCGGCTGCTTCTTCCGGAACTCACGGTGCCGCGGGGGGACTGAGGCTCGGGGCTCTGTTACCGGCTGACGTTGTGTCCTCAACTTGTGGTCCAGCATCTCTAACTCGGTTTCATCTTCGGTAAAATGTGCGCCATGAGTTCTAGTAGTACGAGTTGGAAATTGAAGGCCTGTGTAAAACCTTCATACCTGACCCGGCTCTGGTGGTAGTTCTCTTTGGTACTATTGAGTGCAGTTCCTAAATTGAcagatcttttatttatttttatttacattcttaTTTTTGTGTTGCTGGAGGAGATCGAATCCAGGACCTCACAAATGCTGGGcaaatgctctactactgagctaagaCACTAGCCCCCTAACAGTTTTTGGACTGTTTTAGACTATGTTGTCGTTTTTTAGATTGTGATGgtcttttttcttctgattttttttctttattttctccttttgctgttgttattgttcgttttgagacagggtctcgtgtagcccagattggcctgaaTTTACTATGTacctgaggctggtcttgaactcttgatcctcttgcttgttcgttttgagacagggtctcatgtagcccagattggcctgaaTTTACTATGTacctgaggctggtcttgaactcttgatcctcttgcctgtaatcccagcaggcaggagGTTTGCCACActttcaagactagcctggtctactgggCACATTCCTGGCCAAGcaaggcaacatagtgagaccctgtctcaaaacaaaaacaaaagcaagcaaacaaaaagaaatgtttcaCTGGAATTGTGATGTAAGGGTTGCAAAGTACAAGTATTACCCCCAACCACCCTGTGGGTGCCTGAAACCTGAAACATCAGCCGGGCAGAAGTGGCTCATGcctaatcccagcacagaggcaggcggatctcagtgagtgtgaggccaccctggtctacagcgcgagttctaggataggctccagagttacacaaagaaaccctgtctcaaaaaaccaaccaaacaaacaaacaacaacaacaaaaccctcctgAAACCTCAGGTTTATTCCTATACATAGTTACAGCAAAATTTAACTTATAAAGTAGGCCCAAGCGGAGATTAACAACTAATATAAACTAGAACATTTGTGACTTACTTTGGTAAATGTCATTGGACTACAATTGATGATAGGTCAGGAGGTACCATTGTCACCTTTACTGCAGGTGTTAGTAGCTTCCTGTTGactacttgttgagaacagatgTGTGTAGGGGCTATGACAAGATAAAGCTCCTTGAAATCCTGACTTAGGGATTTCAGGTCAGGTGGGGAGGAGGCAGCTGCCCAACTTGTTTAGCCATGAGGCAAACTTTTGCATTAAGATAAATAACCATTGTGGGATAGTAGTGGGGAATGTTGTTCCATGGCAGAATACTTGTCTAGCATGGGCAAGGAAAAAAACTGAACCAATATGAGAAAGTCAGCTGATGGAGTCCTGGTTGCTTTTGGTTGCTTTTTACATAAGATGTATGAGTAACTGACTGTTCCACATAGTTTATCAAAATAGTTAGAATGAGAACTTTGTTCTTTCAAGGAGCAAAGTACAGTTAATACTAGGAGGAAGTTGCTTTGGTTCTGGTGTTTACATGGCCAGAAGAATAGAAACATGAGGAATATAGCTACATCTCAGGGCTCCTTGCCCTGGGTAACAACAGACTCCTTTAGCTCCTGGCTCTTGGCAAGCTGTACAACATCCCAggacacatcttttttttttttttttttttggtttttcgagacagggtttctctgtgtagctttgcgcctttcctggaattcgctttggagaccaggctggcctcgaactcacagagatccgcctgcctctgcctcccgagtgctgggattaaaggcgtgtgccaccaccgcccggctacccaGGACACATCTTAAGTACTGTTTCGTTGGCTTTACTCTATGCTTTTGAGTAATATTTATTGTTTCTGGAGACAGCATTGATTGAATGTCTTTTAGGTTCTAATAGCTTGGCAATGTTGGGATAAAGAAGCTAAGTCAGACAGAGTCCTTTCCAGGGGCAGAACGGGAGACAGCTCCCACACATAGGTGGGACTAGGCTGCACTCGGAGGCCCAGCAAATAGGCAGGAAGATAGACTGTGGgaagaaaaatgtgttttccaTGTTCTGGTCAAATAAGACTTACTGGACACTTCAACTTTACTAATGTTTCTTGGTGAACATGAGTGAACAAATATGTTGATGCAGGCACAAGTATAGATGTATATGTGTAGTCTCTGCTGGGTTGGTGCAAGTGTTTGCTGATGACCACAATTTTCAGTTGTTCAGCACATAGTGTACATAGGTCCAGCACAGAGTGTACATAGGTTCCCACTCCACACAAAACACTGAGGTGGAAACTATGGGACGATTAGTGAGAAACAGACACAGGAAGGTCAGATTACTTAACCAAGGTCTCAGAGCTTGGTGTTCAAGTTGGGATCTGGAGAGTGAGTGACCACAGTCATATGCTAAATACTGTAATAGTAATCAGGGATGGATGAGGTCAGATTTGCTTTGCTGTATTGTTGGCAGGCTATACTGTTGGTATGTGGAGGTAAGGTACTGGATAGATCAGCACCTGGAAGTAGTAACAAATTTGAGTTGGAACTTCAGCCTGGCCAAGTGCATTCCTcttttgcagaatatttgtttaactatgcaaagatgtgtgttgcacttgtttagttatgtaaagatgtgttgctgttttaccctgcttgcctaaggcacttgattggtctaataaaaagctgaatggccaatagccagggtggaggtataggtggaacttccaggcagggagagtaagtaggaggaggaatttaggatcaaggagaaagaaaaaaagacgaTAGGGAGATGCCAGtggccagacagacacagaggaatcaggaaagtaggacatacagaatgaaagaaagcctcaaggcaaaatgtagatgaatagaaacagagttaacgggctgggcggtggtggcctttaatcccatcactagggaggcagagccacatgaatctctgtgagttcaaggccagcctgggctacagagtgagatccgggacaggcaccaaaactacacagagaaaccctgtcttgaaaaacaaaaacaaaaaacaaaacaaacaaaaaaagctaatgggacaagcctaagctaagactgagcgttcataattaataagtctctgtgtctttgtttgggagctggttggcagcccaaagaacattcctccagtttcttttttaaaagtaaaaatatcatttattgtctttcttttttccttttccctcttcatcttttttcctgtggtactactaaccactgagctacagtcccagcTCCATATgtgtggattttgtttgtttttttgagacaagattttactGTTTATCCATGACTGACTCAGAGCTTACATTGTTagatcagactggtcttgaactcatagagatccacctgtgacTACCTCCTATGTGCTAGGATCAAAGATAAATGCCGTCATACCCCACTTGAATATGTAGTTGGTCCTGATTATTAAATCATGTTATAAGATAAATATGCcctccctaccccccccccccccccccgacaatgtttctttgtgtagccctggctgtcctgaatcttgatctgtaaaccaggctggcctcaaacacatagaGATTCACCGAGTGTTGGGATGTGCCATTACCACCTGGCCTGGTCTGTCTTCTTTGTAGACTGTCAGGTTGAGCCTGCCATCAACCTTCAGCTTTCTTGGCAGTGCTAGTAACTCAGAACCTTTGTAGTATCACAGGCTGTAGTTTGAGCTGtgatttccctttcttccttactGCTACTTCTGATTCACACCTTGCAGGAGTCCCATGATCTGGCTGGTGGCAATGACGTCCAGGCAGAATTCCCTCTGTGGTCTGGCTGCTCATGGCCTCTGGCTCTTGGGCCTTGTCCTCTTGATGGATGCATCTGCTAGACCTGCCAACCACTCATCCACTCGGGAAAGAGCAGCCAACAGGGAGGAAAATGAGATCCTACCCCCAGACCACTTGAATGGGGTGAAACTAGAGATGGATGGACATCTGAACAGGGACTTCCACCAGGAGGTTTTCCTGGGGAAGGACATGGATGGGTttgatgaggactcagagccAAGGAGAAGCCGGAGGAAGCTGATGGTCATCTTTTCCAAGTAGGTATCTCATGTGTCCCCTATATATAGATGCATGTCAAGGGATACAGCATTTGAAATGATAATCCAGTTGCTGTAAGCTGTTCCTCTAGTACAGCAGTTCTCAATATGTGGGTCACCACTCCTTTGGGGatctaatgaccctttcacaggggttgcctaagaccattggaaaacaagatatttacattatgattcatagcagtaacaaaattatagttatgaagtagcaaggaaaataattttatggttggtgctcaccacagcatgaagaactatattaaagggtcacagcattaggaaggttgaaaaacaCTGCTCTGTCTAGCACCTTGTACTTTGATAGGACTTGTAGGGCCAAAGCCAATGTCTAGGCTCTCATGGCCAGGAAGACCTCAGGATAGACTTCTGCCCCCAACACACCTCTTAAGGATTTTGTGCATGACTTTTCAAACTATAGGCCCTATTAATCGAAAAGCATGAAGTCAGGCCAAATGGGAAGTGGAATGGACCTAGCAAGTTATAATTCCAAGTAGAGTAGGGATGGCCCAGGGCTGTCTGGGAAAAGGTCTGACAACCCAATAGGTCAAGAGCTGATGGGGAGGGGGACTAGGCTCCCTTGATCTCAtaccttccctccttctctccctccctcctttcttttttcttatgtaagatctcactgtgtaaccctgtctggccttgaactcacaagtgACCAACCTGCTTCTGTTTGcttatttgcttgcttttttttttttttttttttttttttgtgagacagaatctctctatttataatatatataactctgactgtcctggagctcactatgtagactggcctctgcctcccaaatcttgggattaaagatgtgcgccatcacatctggctctctctctgctccctcaatGCTAGGATAAAGGTTTCTGCAGCCGtgtctgtcccccccccccttttcttatTAAGTtttgcatttacttattttttgaagcTCGAGAActattttattagagtttaaaagaaaaataacccaGGGAAGGCAAACTGTAAATCTCAGCagttgactgaagagaagcaagcaagagagaaggaaaaaagccaTGCCATTTGAGTTACTGGCATGGAGGTCCACCACATGGCAACAGACAGCCACATAGTATGGAGGTAAGGGACTTTAGAGAAAGAAGGTAAGGAAGCCCAGAGGATCAGAAAAAGCATACTTAGATTCTAAGCATCCAaaaggaggagacagaagaaaagaaaaccagaaagttGCAACTTTCTGAGTTAGGGTTCAGGTGGGCAGACTGAACTAAACTTCATAGCAGTTCAGCTCATAAGGActgtccatttttatttattatttactctgtgtgtgtgtgtgtgtgtgtgtgtgtgtgtgtgtgtgtgagagagagagagagagagagagagagagagagagagagagagagagagagagagaaacgccATATATGGAGATAGAGGACGCTTGTATGAGTTGTTTCTCTCATTCTGCCGTGCAGGTTCCTGGCATAAAACTCAGATTAatctgtcaggcttggtggcaagtgcccttttccactgagccatttcactggccctgacACAGACTCTTCCTGACATTCTTTCTACTAAGTGTGTTTAGGGATTCCTATAATCTATCCTCAAGTCCCGAGGTCTCTGTCACTAAGACCTTGTTCTATATTTGGACAAAATGTTAGGTTTCTGAAAGGACTTTGCTATACCTTTGCATGTGAAGGTATTTTTATCTAAAGTATTTAGACTTTGCTATGATTAGAAGGGTTATGAGCTGGATATGGtggtacctttaatcccagcacatgggaggcaggggcaggtggatctctgtgagttcaaggccagcctggtctacatagcgagttccacgacagccaggactacacagaaaaaccctgcctagAAAAAcctacttaattaattaattactaattaaataattattaatgaataattaaatgAAGAATTATGATTCTTCCCATTGTACCTTAAGTGGAGAGAGTTTGTTCCCGATAATGATCTTTTCTGTCCTCAAGTAGCAGCTCCTGACTTAATTGTTCCCTTACAGTCTTTCTGATAGCTCCTGATCCTCTGGTGGCCCTAGTAAGTTCCTAGCCTTTGGGTTTTTATAACACTTCCAAATGGAATGAGTTGCTTTTTGTGGCAGGTTCATAGCTACCTGTGTAATTCCTGGAACCAGCAACATTTGCCTTTCTGTTGAGGGTCCTAGAGCCTGGTCTGATGCTTGTCATTTACCTGCTTCTAGGGTAGATGTGAACACTGACCGGAGGATCAGCGCTAAGGAGATGCAACACTGGATTATGGAGAAAACAGCAGAGCACTTCCAGGAGGCTGTTAAGGAAAACAAACTACACTTTGGGGCTGTGGACCCTGATGGTGACGGTACAGTGGACCCAAGTGGCAGAGCTAGGAGAAGTCAGGCAGGAAACTCTAGCCTTATGGGAAGGACCTGACAGATATCCCCAGGCCAAGGGACAGAAAGGTAGAAGAGGATACAGTAGGAGTAGGGATGCTCAAGGCATGAGTTAGCTGTGTGCTTGTTGGAACTAAAGGACACAGCAAGTACCATACTGACCTAAGTGTTTTTTTGTaaaattctgtgtgtatgtgtattcatgtgtgtgggtgggcaCAACTGGAATTAGCTGGAATTAGCATTGGGTATTTTGAGTCCAGAGCTCACCGATTCCTTTAGCCTAACTAGCCAGCTTGTGCCAGGGAGTCCctgtctgcctctcagtgctgggattatagatgggCCTCCACATCTACCCAGCTTTATTAGGGAttcaaattctggtcctcatgcttgcacaggagATGCTTTATTCCTCAAGCCATTcaattaaagtattttaattgAAAAGTAATGCTAGATCCTAGcttataatctcagtgctcaggagactGAAACAAGAATCTTAGAGTttaggaccagcctgggctacatactgagactaCTCAATAAACCAAAAAACCCAGTAGCTCTTAAAAGTTTGGGATGCCTCCCTGGTGTTCTCACACCATGTGCGGCCAGCTAGTATCTCTCTTGACCCCGAGGGATAAAAGTTCCAGCTGACTCTACTTGTGAGGAAGTGGATATAGGGTGCTGACCAAAGCTGTGGGCTGGGTACTGGTTGCTTTGCCCCTGATGCCACTTGGCAAGATATCTGGAGCTGCACATATCCTCAGCCTTCCCTAGTACTAGGCAGTCAGCACAGAGGAGTTTGTACCCCTGCCCTGTGGCTGCCTGTGGCCCAAGGATTTATAGCAGATGTCCTAAAATAACTGTCTTTTTCATGACCAACCTTTCTTGCTaaatatcttgacagagtgatcTCTTTCTAGGCCACGTGTCCTGGGATGAATATAAAGTGAAGTTTTTGGCAAGCAAAGGCCACAATGAGAGGGAAATTGCTGACGCCATTAGGAACCACGAGGAGCTCAAAGTGGATGAGGAGAGTGAGTGCTGCTGGCATAGGGTGGGTGGGCTAAGAGTGGGGGACTGACTCTGCCTTGGCTTGAGACTTGAGATTTGGAGCTTTAAAGTAGAGGCAGGGAGGACCTGAATCCAGTAAGAGATCTTTAATAGAGGGAGCAGCTTTTGTCAAGGCCTTGAGTCACCAGAGCTAGGCAATGACATCCACAATATTCAGCGTGCCCTGGGACCTCAAGAGTGACATCATTTCCAGATGGAGATGTGGACATTCTGGAGGTCAGATATGCTGGTCTTTGGGACATGGAACAGGACTCCGAGAAAGCTGGGAGCAATAGGAAGCCCTCAGGGGCATTTGTCAGGAAGGGAAGTCTGGATAGCTGATTTGTAAAGCATAACTAAAGGACTTTACTTGTTACTGCCTCCAGTCCTGGACCCCTTCCCCTTCACCTCATTCCCTGGCCATATATGGTGATTCATTCACAGCCCTTATCTGGCTCTGTGGAGGGTAAGGACATGTGGTGTCCTGTTACTTCCAATATGTCACTTATGGATTGGTCACATTATATATAGTTCTTGGCAGATATACACACTGTACATCTATGCTCTACCTCCTCAGTTTGTCTGTGCAGCTGACCTCAATAGAGGTCACAGTC containing:
- the Sdf4 gene encoding 45 kDa calcium-binding protein, encoding MIWLVAMTSRQNSLCGLAAHGLWLLGLVLLMDASARPANHSSTRERAANREENEILPPDHLNGVKLEMDGHLNRDFHQEVFLGKDMDGFDEDSEPRRSRRKLMVIFSKVDVNTDRRISAKEMQHWIMEKTAEHFQEAVKENKLHFGAVDPDGDGHVSWDEYKVKFLASKGHNEREIADAIRNHEELKVDEETQEVLENLKGRWYQADNPPADLLLTEDEFLSFLHPEHSRGMLKFMVKEIVRDLDQDGDKQLSLPEFISLPVGTVENQQGQDIDDNWVKDRKKEFEELIDSDHDGIVTMEELENYMDPMNEYNALNEAKQMIAIADENQNHHLEPEEILKYSEFFTGSKLMDYARNVHEEF
- the B3galt6 gene encoding beta-1,3-galactosyltransferase 6 — encoded protein: MKVLRRAWRRRVVLALGGLAFCSTTLLYLARCASEGETPAAAGAAQPRDKAFLAVLVASAPRAVERRSAVRSTWLAQGRRGGPKDVWARFAVGTSGLGTEERRTLELEQAQHGDLLLLPALRDAYENLTAKVLAMLTWLDEHVDFEFVLKADDDSFARLDALLAELRAREPARRRRLYWGFFSGRGRVKPGGRWREAAWQLCDYYLPYALGGGYILSSDLVHYLRLSREYLRAWHSEDVSLGAWLAPVDVQREHDPRFDTEYKSRGCSNQYLVTHKQSPEDMLEKQQMLLHGGRLCKQEVQLRLSYVYDWSAPPSQCCQRKEGIP